A window of Corallococcus macrosporus DSM 14697 contains these coding sequences:
- a CDS encoding methyl-accepting chemotaxis protein: MATDSGNAGAGQVEARTLAEDALRGVQEGVGLVQSVEGLAARLASGGNEQVAALEQVRAAIELVAAYAEETGQSVQELVRSQRTVSESARAQAQEAEATAGTLQEVNASVAGVRKDAAHLAASSDTTAGALEEVSRSVKGVSANAEELAASSEELLASMTEMNATVADLVARNQASAAATEQVAATAEEMAKGIARLSTDSQGVGERVGQVTQAVTGLVRSLAEVSRDATSMASSVEDTAATVEELARSVKGVAENARALESHSATTASTVEEVAASVEEVAATAEKNAAVVDANAATIEELARSAQTVAKASEQINTLAAGSATASAQLESSTRRVAQMMEEARTTAERVGTTAREGGATVTRSIAGFGRIRESITGSAGVMKEMGRRAEEIGDIVQTINLIADRTNLLSLNASIEAARAGEHGRGFAVVAEEIRALADRAAAASSDVAKIVRGLQTTAREAATATGEGVRAADEGAALAADAERALSTILKGVDDLGLNVREVSRASGEQVQATQALVQGTSKVSEQGRAIASSAAEQAQAAQSLAQGGAEMRRMARQTMQATAEQARALRDVVRSNGQLAEVAQKVSRAVQEQALAAADLAKGTSQMRQLVQGVSAAVTAQSRDVAGVGTLAQEAATATQRTLVGLAEQATASQEVTRAMEETRKQVAQSARGMTEQARALKQGETASRQVAKLAASVTRATEEQAKALTGLVREADEVRRVARQTARALDEQAEALTSLTHAAGRQASGVAVVARASAEATTVMEGLAKSVEELRLRARDITTATTQQTRAAATTATEVQEVAGRLSQLSRLQGAQAESLTRLRGALGGGSDNPEAAPTPREQRA; this comes from the coding sequence ATGGCGACGGACAGCGGTAACGCAGGGGCGGGGCAGGTGGAGGCGCGCACCCTGGCCGAGGACGCGTTGCGCGGCGTCCAGGAGGGCGTGGGCCTGGTGCAGTCGGTGGAGGGGCTCGCGGCGCGGCTGGCCTCGGGCGGCAACGAGCAGGTCGCGGCCCTGGAGCAGGTGCGCGCCGCCATCGAGCTGGTGGCCGCGTACGCGGAGGAGACGGGGCAGTCCGTCCAGGAGCTGGTGCGCTCGCAGCGCACGGTGAGCGAGTCCGCGCGCGCCCAGGCCCAGGAGGCCGAGGCCACCGCGGGCACCTTGCAGGAGGTGAACGCCTCCGTGGCCGGCGTGCGCAAGGACGCCGCGCACCTGGCGGCCTCGTCCGACACCACGGCGGGGGCGTTGGAGGAGGTGTCGCGCTCGGTGAAGGGCGTGAGCGCCAACGCGGAGGAGCTGGCCGCGTCCAGTGAAGAGCTGCTGGCCTCCATGACGGAGATGAACGCCACCGTGGCGGACCTGGTCGCGCGCAACCAGGCCAGCGCCGCCGCCACGGAGCAGGTGGCCGCCACCGCCGAGGAGATGGCCAAGGGCATTGCCCGGCTGTCCACGGATTCCCAGGGCGTGGGCGAGCGCGTGGGGCAGGTGACGCAGGCGGTGACGGGGCTGGTCCGCTCCCTGGCCGAGGTGTCCAGGGACGCCACGAGCATGGCCTCCAGCGTGGAGGATACGGCGGCCACGGTGGAGGAGCTGGCGCGCAGCGTGAAGGGCGTGGCGGAGAACGCCCGCGCGCTGGAGTCCCACTCGGCCACCACCGCGTCCACGGTGGAGGAGGTGGCCGCCAGCGTGGAGGAGGTGGCCGCCACGGCGGAGAAGAACGCGGCGGTGGTGGATGCCAACGCGGCCACCATTGAAGAGCTCGCGCGCTCCGCCCAGACGGTGGCGAAGGCCTCGGAGCAGATCAACACCCTGGCGGCCGGCAGCGCCACCGCCTCCGCGCAGCTCGAGTCGTCCACGCGGCGGGTGGCGCAGATGATGGAGGAGGCGCGCACCACCGCCGAGCGCGTGGGCACCACGGCGCGCGAGGGCGGCGCCACGGTGACGCGCTCCATCGCGGGCTTCGGCCGCATCCGCGAGTCCATCACCGGCTCGGCCGGGGTGATGAAGGAGATGGGCCGGCGCGCCGAGGAGATTGGCGACATCGTGCAGACCATCAACCTCATCGCGGACCGCACGAACCTGTTGTCCCTCAACGCCAGCATCGAGGCGGCGCGCGCCGGGGAGCATGGCCGGGGCTTCGCGGTGGTGGCGGAGGAGATTCGCGCGCTGGCGGACCGCGCGGCGGCGGCCAGCTCGGACGTGGCGAAAATCGTCCGGGGCCTGCAGACGACGGCGCGCGAGGCGGCCACCGCCACGGGCGAGGGCGTGCGGGCGGCGGACGAGGGCGCGGCGCTGGCGGCGGACGCCGAGCGCGCGCTGTCCACCATCCTCAAGGGCGTGGATGACCTGGGCCTCAACGTGCGCGAGGTGTCCCGCGCCTCCGGCGAGCAGGTGCAGGCCACCCAGGCGCTGGTGCAGGGCACCTCGAAGGTGAGCGAGCAGGGGCGGGCCATCGCCTCGTCCGCGGCGGAGCAGGCGCAGGCGGCCCAGTCGCTGGCGCAGGGCGGCGCGGAGATGCGGCGCATGGCGCGGCAGACGATGCAGGCCACGGCGGAGCAGGCGCGCGCGCTGCGCGACGTGGTGCGCTCCAACGGGCAGCTCGCGGAGGTGGCGCAGAAGGTGTCGCGCGCCGTGCAGGAGCAGGCCCTGGCGGCGGCGGACCTGGCCAAGGGGACCTCGCAGATGCGCCAGTTGGTCCAGGGCGTGAGCGCGGCCGTGACGGCGCAGAGCCGGGACGTGGCGGGGGTGGGGACGCTGGCGCAGGAGGCGGCCACCGCCACGCAGCGCACCCTGGTGGGGCTGGCCGAGCAGGCCACGGCCTCCCAGGAGGTGACGCGGGCCATGGAGGAGACGCGCAAGCAGGTGGCCCAGTCCGCGCGGGGCATGACGGAGCAGGCCCGGGCCCTCAAGCAGGGCGAGACGGCCAGCCGCCAGGTGGCGAAGCTGGCCGCCTCCGTGACGCGGGCCACCGAGGAGCAGGCCAAGGCGCTCACCGGCCTGGTGCGGGAGGCGGACGAGGTCCGGCGCGTGGCCCGGCAGACGGCGCGCGCGCTGGACGAGCAGGCGGAGGCGCTCACCTCGCTCACCCACGCCGCCGGCCGCCAGGCGTCCGGCGTGGCCGTGGTGGCGCGCGCCAGCGCGGAGGCGACCACCGTGATGGAGGGCCTGGCCAAGAGCGTGGAGGAGCTTCGCCTCCGGGCCCGCGACATCACCACCGCCACCACGCAGCAGACCCGCGCGGCGGCCACCACCGCCACCGAGGTGCAGGAGGTGGCGGGCCGGCTGTCCCAGCTCTCGCGGCTGCAGGGCGCGCAGGCGGAGAGCCTGACGCGGCTGCGCGGCGCGCTGGGTGGCGGGAGCGACAACCCCGAAGCGGCCCCGACGCCGCGGGAGCAGCGGGCATGA
- a CDS encoding chemotaxis protein CheW, producing MSVLHVVFKVDGAEYVLPAADVLQMESFTGATPVPGAAPHVAGLVQVRGRVIPVVDARLRFGLPAVARTLDSRVVVAQLGNRVVGLVVDSAREVLKLDPQQLKPPPPLVVEGAHGFVKAVAQVGPRLVMLIDFPRVIGEETLDGDGQR from the coding sequence ATGAGCGTGCTGCACGTGGTGTTCAAGGTGGACGGAGCGGAGTACGTGCTGCCCGCGGCGGACGTGCTCCAGATGGAGTCCTTCACGGGGGCCACGCCCGTGCCGGGCGCCGCGCCGCACGTGGCCGGGCTGGTGCAGGTGCGCGGGCGCGTCATCCCGGTGGTGGATGCCCGCCTGCGCTTCGGGCTGCCGGCGGTGGCGCGCACGCTGGACTCCCGGGTGGTGGTGGCGCAGCTCGGCAACCGGGTCGTGGGGCTGGTGGTGGACAGCGCCCGCGAGGTGCTGAAGCTGGACCCCCAGCAGCTCAAGCCGCCCCCTCCGCTGGTCGTGGAGGGAGCGCACGGGTTCGTGAAGGCCGTGGCCCAGGTGGGCCCGCGGCTGGTGATGCTCATCGATTTCCCTCGGGTCATCGGGGAGGAGACGTTGGATGGCGACGGACAGCGGTAA
- a CDS encoding chemotaxis protein CheA: MSASVDLADFLPAYLAEAEELLGTGHRQLLAMEASIRRGLANPRAVRELFRAVHTIKGLSAMVDVEPIVDITHWMETCLRHADRAGGRLPEASVEPLMEGLREIEQRVRQLAAGKQAAPVPPGLLSRLEALEAEGSSGGGAPRAAPAALALEEAVAARLSAAEREQLVTGATGGRRAVRLDFIPGADRAAHGVTINSVRERVAALGDTVKVLPLSGPAAGGGALTFVLLLLTEAPDAALLEAAGGPPASVRALTAAPASAPEPLPELAAPDEEPEEARRGGGSLRVEVSRLDEALERLAALVVNRSRLARAVAALTAAGAPTRELQAILQENARQLRDMRAAILRLRMVRVGDVLERLPLLVRGLRRSTGKSVRLELDVGDAELDKAVADRLLPALVHLVRNAVDHALELPEARRAAGKPDEGVVRVASHGRAGGLLDLTVSDDGRGVDAQAVAARAGVPVPASPDALLEVLCRPGFSTRDAANATSGRGMGMDIVHRIIVDQLGGELGLETRPGAGTTFRLRVPLTITLLDALVFECAGLRYAVAVGSVEELIEVDAAQVVRPAGAGGVCLVERRGNTVPLLTLARLLGRAGLGGCEGPAAKALLVRQRGELIAFGVDRLVGQQEIVLRPLEDPLVRVPGVVGATDLGDGQPTLVLDLAALGLARAKGSPRRQGGLAREEGRLI; the protein is encoded by the coding sequence TTGAGCGCGTCCGTGGACCTCGCGGACTTCCTCCCCGCCTACCTGGCGGAAGCGGAGGAGCTGCTGGGGACGGGGCACCGTCAGTTGCTGGCCATGGAGGCCAGCATCCGGCGGGGGCTCGCGAACCCGCGCGCCGTGCGTGAGCTCTTCCGCGCCGTGCACACCATCAAGGGCCTGTCCGCCATGGTGGACGTGGAGCCCATCGTCGACATCACCCATTGGATGGAGACGTGCCTGCGCCACGCCGACCGCGCCGGAGGCCGGCTGCCCGAGGCCAGCGTGGAGCCGCTGATGGAGGGGCTGCGCGAAATCGAGCAGCGGGTGCGCCAGCTCGCCGCGGGCAAGCAGGCCGCGCCGGTGCCGCCGGGGCTGCTGTCGCGGCTGGAGGCGCTCGAGGCCGAGGGGAGCTCGGGCGGCGGCGCCCCGAGGGCCGCGCCCGCCGCGCTGGCGCTGGAGGAGGCGGTGGCCGCCCGGCTCTCCGCCGCGGAGCGCGAGCAGCTCGTCACGGGCGCCACCGGCGGACGCCGGGCGGTGCGGCTGGACTTCATCCCCGGCGCGGACCGCGCGGCCCACGGCGTCACCATCAACAGCGTGCGCGAGCGCGTGGCGGCCCTGGGCGACACGGTGAAGGTGCTGCCCCTGTCGGGCCCCGCCGCGGGCGGCGGGGCGCTCACCTTCGTGCTGCTGCTGCTCACCGAGGCCCCGGACGCCGCGTTGCTGGAGGCGGCGGGAGGCCCGCCCGCGTCGGTGCGCGCGCTCACCGCGGCGCCCGCCAGCGCGCCGGAGCCGCTGCCCGAGCTCGCGGCCCCGGACGAGGAGCCCGAGGAGGCGCGGCGGGGCGGCGGCTCGCTGCGGGTGGAGGTGTCCCGGCTGGACGAGGCCCTGGAGCGGCTGGCGGCGCTCGTCGTCAACCGCTCGCGCCTGGCCCGCGCGGTGGCGGCGCTGACGGCGGCCGGGGCGCCCACGCGCGAGCTGCAGGCCATCCTCCAGGAGAACGCGCGCCAGCTCCGCGACATGCGCGCGGCCATCCTCCGCCTGCGCATGGTGCGGGTGGGGGACGTGCTGGAGCGGCTGCCGCTGCTGGTGCGCGGCCTGCGCCGCAGCACGGGCAAGTCGGTGCGGCTGGAGCTGGACGTGGGCGACGCGGAGCTGGACAAGGCCGTGGCGGACCGGCTGCTGCCCGCGCTGGTGCACCTGGTGCGCAACGCGGTGGACCACGCGCTGGAGCTCCCGGAGGCGCGCCGCGCCGCGGGCAAGCCCGACGAGGGCGTGGTGCGCGTGGCCAGCCATGGCCGGGCCGGAGGGCTCCTGGACCTCACGGTGTCGGATGACGGCCGCGGCGTGGACGCGCAGGCGGTGGCCGCGCGCGCGGGCGTGCCGGTGCCCGCCTCGCCGGACGCGCTGCTGGAGGTCCTCTGCCGCCCCGGCTTCTCCACCCGGGACGCCGCCAACGCGACGAGCGGGCGGGGCATGGGCATGGACATCGTCCACCGCATCATCGTGGACCAGTTGGGCGGAGAGCTGGGGCTGGAGACGCGCCCGGGCGCCGGCACCACCTTCCGGCTCCGCGTGCCGCTGACGATTACGCTGCTGGACGCGCTCGTCTTCGAGTGCGCCGGGCTGCGCTACGCCGTCGCGGTGGGCTCCGTGGAGGAGCTCATCGAGGTGGACGCCGCGCAGGTGGTGCGGCCGGCGGGCGCGGGGGGCGTGTGCCTGGTGGAGCGCCGGGGCAACACGGTGCCGCTCCTGACGCTGGCCCGGCTGCTGGGCCGGGCGGGGCTGGGCGGGTGTGAGGGCCCGGCGGCCAAGGCGCTCCTCGTGCGCCAGCGCGGTGAGCTCATCGCGTTCGGCGTGGACCGGTTGGTGGGACAGCAGGAAATCGTCCTGCGCCCGCTGGAGGACCCCCTGGTGCGCGTGCCCGGCGTGGTGGGCGCCACGGACCTGGGGGATGGCCAGCCGACGCTGGTGCTGGACCTGGCTGCGCTGGGGCTCGCGCGCGCAAAGGGTTCGCCGCGGCGGCAGGGCGGCCTGGCCCGGGAAGAAGGGCGCCTCATATGA
- a CDS encoding response regulator, with translation MAEVLVVDDSKVMRDMVVACLRPYPGLTFTHASSGLEAIERLSLQPYDLLVLDLNMPDIGGIEVVEFVRGQDRLRELPIIIVTTRGDDASRARALAAGASRFMTKPFTPDAILSEVRGLLEGRRA, from the coding sequence ATGGCTGAGGTGCTCGTCGTCGATGACAGCAAGGTGATGCGCGACATGGTGGTCGCGTGCCTGCGGCCGTATCCGGGCCTCACCTTCACGCATGCCTCCAGCGGCCTGGAGGCCATCGAGCGGTTGTCGCTCCAGCCCTACGACTTGCTGGTGCTGGACCTGAACATGCCGGACATCGGTGGCATCGAGGTGGTGGAGTTCGTGCGGGGGCAGGACCGGCTGCGTGAGTTGCCCATCATCATCGTCACCACGCGCGGGGACGATGCCTCGCGGGCCCGGGCGTTGGCCGCGGGCGCGAGCCGCTTCATGACGAAGCCCTTCACGCCCGACGCCATCCTGTCGGAGGTGCGTGGGCTCCTGGAGGGGAGGCGCGCTTGA
- a CDS encoding ATP-binding protein translates to MTPSLLLIEDPGATRELQVLALESQGWKVWVSADVPGALTLLQTQSVQVVVASAGHLVADGTHLEALRSALELAGALLQISAFPAEREALRPLDLPVERYLGRPLSLGALVEGARQAVPVEAGWGLDARRPRVLVADDDPVSRKLAQLHLAPFRFEVSLAADGATALDLARRRGPDVVLADALMPGMDGFKLCLGLRQDPRLARVPVILTHTVAPDELDLRMAHNVGANGFVRRTQEGDELLGALLRELRAGGPSHTAPPTDLSTEDHLYRMVRQLERRVGLLEQAERTARESEARYRLVVSGSYDGIWDWDLRGQAFYCSPPLLEMLGLEPGDFGGTFSAFLELIHPEDRPDVMAALSAHLERGAPYDVSLRLRHVTGTWRSCVSRGRALRDAQGRPVRMAGIIGDVTEQLRLYRETQEAVRARDDFLSVAAHELRTPLAALRLRVQGAQGVLRAGLGHGTARLERALDSADRQVQRLSDLVESLLDVSQLQGGAPRLHLEDVDLARVVREAVTRSEEAAARAGCLLVLGPLEPTPGRWDAARLSQVMTHLLSNAMKFGPGKPVEVALEAGQDVATLMVKDHGIGIAPGRLESLFRRFERAVPVRHYGGLGLGLYRLRRIVEAHGGGVSVDSAPGEGATFRVRLPREGPPAVRD, encoded by the coding sequence ATGACGCCCTCCCTCCTGCTCATCGAAGACCCCGGCGCCACCCGGGAGCTCCAGGTGCTCGCGCTGGAGAGTCAGGGCTGGAAGGTCTGGGTCTCCGCGGACGTGCCGGGCGCCTTGACGCTGCTGCAGACGCAGTCGGTGCAGGTGGTGGTGGCGAGCGCGGGGCACCTGGTGGCGGACGGGACGCACCTGGAGGCGCTGCGGAGCGCCCTGGAGCTCGCGGGGGCCTTGCTCCAAATCAGCGCCTTCCCGGCGGAGCGGGAGGCGCTGCGCCCGCTCGACCTGCCCGTGGAGCGCTACCTGGGCCGGCCCCTGTCGCTGGGGGCGTTGGTGGAGGGGGCCCGGCAGGCCGTCCCGGTGGAGGCGGGGTGGGGCCTGGACGCCCGGCGGCCCCGGGTGCTGGTGGCGGACGACGACCCGGTCTCCCGCAAGCTGGCGCAGCTGCACCTGGCGCCCTTCCGCTTCGAGGTGTCCCTGGCGGCGGACGGCGCCACGGCGCTGGACCTGGCGCGGCGCCGCGGCCCGGACGTGGTGCTGGCGGACGCGCTGATGCCGGGCATGGACGGCTTCAAGCTGTGCCTGGGGCTGCGGCAGGACCCGCGGCTGGCCCGGGTGCCCGTCATCCTCACGCACACCGTGGCGCCGGACGAGTTGGATTTGCGCATGGCCCACAACGTGGGGGCCAACGGCTTCGTGCGCAGGACGCAGGAGGGGGACGAGCTGCTGGGCGCGCTGCTGCGCGAGCTGCGCGCCGGTGGCCCTTCCCACACCGCGCCGCCCACGGACCTGAGCACCGAGGACCACCTGTACCGGATGGTGCGGCAGTTGGAGCGGCGGGTGGGGCTGCTGGAGCAGGCCGAGCGCACCGCGCGGGAGAGCGAGGCGCGGTACCGGCTGGTGGTGAGCGGCTCCTATGACGGCATCTGGGACTGGGACTTGCGCGGCCAGGCCTTCTACTGTAGCCCGCCGCTGCTGGAGATGCTGGGCCTGGAGCCGGGGGACTTCGGCGGGACGTTCTCCGCCTTCCTGGAGCTGATTCACCCGGAGGACCGGCCAGACGTCATGGCCGCGCTGTCCGCGCACCTGGAGCGGGGCGCGCCCTATGACGTGTCCCTGCGGCTGCGGCACGTCACCGGCACCTGGCGCTCGTGCGTGAGCCGGGGCCGGGCCCTGCGGGACGCGCAAGGCCGCCCGGTGCGGATGGCCGGCATCATTGGCGACGTGACGGAGCAGCTCCGCCTCTACCGCGAGACGCAGGAGGCGGTGCGCGCGCGCGATGACTTCCTCAGCGTGGCGGCCCACGAGCTGCGCACCCCGCTGGCGGCGCTGCGCCTGCGCGTGCAGGGCGCCCAGGGCGTGCTGCGCGCGGGGCTGGGGCACGGCACGGCGCGGCTGGAGCGCGCGCTGGACTCCGCGGACCGGCAGGTGCAGCGCCTGTCGGACCTGGTGGAGTCGCTGCTGGACGTGTCCCAGCTCCAGGGCGGCGCCCCGCGCCTGCACCTGGAGGACGTGGACCTGGCGCGCGTGGTGCGCGAGGCGGTGACACGTTCGGAGGAGGCGGCGGCGCGCGCGGGCTGCCTGCTGGTGCTCGGCCCGCTGGAGCCCACGCCGGGGCGGTGGGACGCGGCGCGCCTGTCCCAGGTGATGACGCACCTGCTGTCCAACGCGATGAAGTTCGGGCCGGGCAAGCCGGTGGAGGTGGCGCTGGAGGCCGGGCAGGACGTGGCGACGCTGATGGTGAAGGACCATGGCATCGGCATCGCGCCCGGGCGGCTGGAGAGCCTCTTCCGGCGCTTCGAGCGCGCCGTGCCGGTGCGGCACTACGGCGGGCTGGGCCTGGGGCTGTACCGGCTGCGCCGCATCGTGGAGGCGCATGGGGGCGGGGTGTCCGTGGACAGCGCGCCCGGAGAGGGCGCGACCTTCCGTGTCCGCCTGCCCCGCGAGGGCCCGCCCGCGGTGAGGGACTGA
- a CDS encoding Fur family transcriptional regulator — protein sequence MGAKRSAVQPKLTEFQDRIRSAGLRSTAPRVAVLRELEDATSPMSHADLVDALGDEGYDRVTIYRNLTDLTEAGLVVRADLGDHVWRFELKRAGEAHGGNHPHFTCTDCGTVACLPEESVRIAASKGVPRAVSQRSVEVQLRGLCDGCN from the coding sequence ATGGGAGCAAAGAGAAGCGCCGTGCAGCCGAAGCTCACCGAGTTCCAGGACCGGATCCGCTCCGCGGGCCTGCGCAGCACCGCGCCGCGCGTGGCGGTGCTGCGGGAGCTGGAGGACGCCACCTCGCCAATGAGCCACGCGGACCTGGTGGACGCGCTGGGGGACGAGGGCTACGACCGGGTCACCATCTACCGCAACCTGACGGACCTCACCGAGGCCGGGCTGGTGGTGCGGGCGGACCTGGGCGACCACGTCTGGCGCTTCGAGCTGAAGCGCGCCGGCGAGGCGCACGGCGGCAACCACCCGCACTTCACCTGCACCGACTGCGGCACGGTGGCCTGTCTGCCGGAGGAGTCGGTCCGCATCGCGGCCTCCAAGGGCGTGCCCCGCGCGGTGTCCCAGCGCTCGGTGGAAGTGCAGCTTCGCGGCCTCTGCGACGGCTGCAACTGA
- a CDS encoding response regulator — translation MQPLQTLLVVDDDLDIRDALQDVFELEGYAVLLAADGLEALAHLRQVESMPDLILLDLMMPRMDGFAFREALRHDTSFSRIPVLVASADLDVQGAAEGLGVAGWLRKPLDLSELLNAVKRLSHLPN, via the coding sequence GTGCAACCGCTCCAGACACTGCTGGTCGTCGACGACGACCTCGACATCCGAGACGCGCTCCAGGACGTGTTCGAGCTGGAAGGCTACGCCGTCCTCCTCGCCGCGGACGGGCTGGAGGCCCTCGCGCACCTCCGGCAGGTGGAGTCCATGCCGGACCTCATCCTGTTGGACCTGATGATGCCGCGCATGGACGGCTTCGCCTTCCGCGAGGCGCTGCGGCATGACACCAGCTTCAGCCGCATCCCCGTGCTGGTGGCCAGCGCGGACCTGGACGTGCAGGGCGCGGCGGAGGGCCTGGGCGTCGCCGGCTGGCTGCGCAAGCCGCTGGACCTGAGCGAGCTGCTCAACGCGGTGAAGCGGCTCAGCCATCTCCCCAACTGA